AGCGCAGTTGCTGGTCGAGTCCGGCGCCAATGTTATTATCGCGGATTTAAATCAAGAAACCGGACAACGCACAGCGGCAGAGCTGGGCGCCTGTGCGCACTTTGTTCAGACAAACGTCGCCGATGAAGCAAGTGTGCAAAACGCGATTAACGCGGCTGTGGCCACGTATGGCGGTTTGCACGGCGCGATCAGTTGCGCAGGGATTGGCTTAGCCGAGCGGGTACTCGGCAAACATGGGCCGCATCCGTTGGAGTCATTCGTCAATGTCATTCAAGTGAATTTGATCGGCACGTTCAATGTCATTCGTCTGGCGGCAGCCGCCATGGCGCAGAATGAGCCGACGACCGGCGGTGAGCGCGGCGTGCTCATCAATACGGCCTCGATTGCCGCCTTTGATGGGCAAATCGGGCAGGCTGCGTACTCAGCCTCCAAAGGCGGCATTG
The sequence above is a segment of the Blastocatellia bacterium genome. Coding sequences within it:
- a CDS encoding SDR family NAD(P)-dependent oxidoreductase; translated protein: MNIEGRTFLISGGGSGLGRATAQLLVESGANVIIADLNQETGQRTAAELGACAHFVQTNVADEASVQNAINAAVATYGGLHGAISCAGIGLAERVLGKHGPHPLESFVNVIQVNLIGTFNVIRLAAAAMAQNEPTTGGERGVLINTASIAAFDGQIGQAAYSASKGGIVGMTLPVARDLARIGIRVVTIAPGIFDTPLLAGLP